A section of the Acidobacterium capsulatum ATCC 51196 genome encodes:
- a CDS encoding tagaturonate epimerase family protein, giving the protein MAGNTLTLPKYSLGTGDRFAHQAKAQLQACILAAKQGVEIIPVWNKSNREHTIIGSEPASVRAAAEAAVKELGWSKPYFCDADHITLQTVDRFLAPCDFYTIDVADMIGQAAPIEAIEAFVNKHPELLGKIELSGIDESFTITAEDLRGTASKFLAAVKQAGEVYRKIAAAKGEGQFIPEISMDETDRAQSPVELLIILVAIADEGIPIQTIAPKFSGRFNKGVDYVGDVAQFEREMQLDVAAIAYAVKHYGLPANLKLSVHSGSDKFSIYPAIHRTMKKFDCGVHLKTAGTTWLEEIIGLAEAGGKALALAKDVYADAFAHREELCGPYATVIDIDPAKLPSPEAVQGWTSEQYTSALRHVQSNPAYNASFRQLLHVGFKIAAKKGRHYLDLLEANEPVVAKNVTENLYDRHIVPVFLGLATAR; this is encoded by the coding sequence AGATCATTCCGGTCTGGAACAAATCCAATCGCGAGCACACCATCATCGGCTCTGAGCCTGCCAGTGTGCGCGCCGCCGCCGAGGCCGCCGTCAAAGAACTTGGCTGGAGTAAGCCTTACTTCTGCGATGCCGACCACATTACCCTGCAGACGGTGGATCGCTTTCTCGCGCCTTGCGATTTCTACACTATCGACGTTGCAGACATGATCGGTCAGGCCGCACCCATTGAGGCCATCGAGGCCTTCGTCAACAAGCATCCTGAGCTGCTCGGCAAAATCGAACTCAGCGGCATCGACGAATCCTTCACCATCACCGCTGAAGATCTGCGCGGCACCGCGTCCAAATTTCTCGCGGCCGTCAAACAAGCTGGCGAAGTCTACCGCAAGATCGCCGCCGCCAAGGGTGAAGGCCAGTTCATTCCTGAAATCTCCATGGACGAAACCGACCGCGCGCAAAGCCCCGTCGAGCTGCTGATCATCCTCGTCGCCATCGCTGACGAAGGCATTCCCATCCAGACCATCGCGCCCAAGTTCAGCGGACGCTTCAACAAGGGCGTCGATTACGTCGGCGACGTCGCGCAGTTCGAGCGCGAAATGCAGCTCGATGTCGCAGCCATCGCCTATGCCGTCAAACATTATGGACTGCCCGCGAATCTCAAACTCAGCGTGCACTCCGGCAGCGATAAGTTTTCCATCTACCCGGCCATTCATCGCACGATGAAAAAGTTTGATTGTGGCGTACACCTCAAGACCGCCGGCACCACCTGGCTCGAAGAAATCATCGGCCTCGCCGAGGCCGGTGGCAAAGCGCTCGCCCTCGCCAAAGATGTCTACGCCGATGCCTTCGCGCATCGCGAAGAGCTCTGCGGCCCTTACGCAACCGTCATCGATATCGATCCCGCGAAGCTGCCTTCTCCGGAAGCCGTGCAGGGCTGGACCTCGGAGCAATATACCTCCGCGCTTCGCCACGTGCAGTCCAACCCGGCCTACAACGCCAGCTTCCGCCAGTTGCTGCATGTCGGCTTCAAGATCGCGGCCAAAAAGGGCCGGCACTACCTTGATCTACTCGAAGCCAACGAACCTGTCGTCGCAAAAAACGTGACGGAAAACCTCTACGACCGCCACATCGTCCCGGTCTTTCTGGGCCTCGCCACGGCCAGGTAA